A genome region from Trichoderma asperellum chromosome 7, complete sequence includes the following:
- a CDS encoding uncharacterized protein (EggNog:ENOG41~antiSMASH:Cluster_7.9), with protein sequence MMIVPEKSAAIIRDTLSNFVDRTTDGGKMDKNAFTPTPITELYEAVMTDLKSSSLRDHIELLNYKDHLDMSCYAAVDFCPTHPLEYQVMVAHLTIFFFHADDLLDTKPDALRYLQLNICTGQPLGDPVLEWYVHEIMPRLWKTFHPTVASMIVTACYDFINGVGIEGLTAGQEVKPQAPKYPDWLRFKTGLSPMYGLLVVVCATDPQLPTGGIEKYVHVIPDVIVFTNIVNDVLSFYKEMLAEETGNYIDQRAQREQCDILTALQKVANEGIAAGERVLAGLANAPEYRNNFSVFAKGIVHFHTAISRYRLQSLYGIA encoded by the exons ATGATGATTGTTCCAGAA AAATCGGCTGCCATCATTCGTGATACCCTATCAAATTTTGTTGATAGAACTACAGATGGTGGCAAAATGGACAAAAACGCCTTCACTCCAACACCCATTACCGAGCTCTACGAAGCCGTCATGACAGACTTGAAATCATCAAGTCTTCGAGACCATATAGAGCTACTCAACTACAAAGACCATCTCGACATGTCATGCTACGCGGCAGTCGACTTTTGCCCAACCCATCCGCTCGAATACCAGGTCATGGTGGCGCACCtgaccatcttcttcttccacgctGACGACTTACTCGATACCAAGCCCGATGCCTTACGGTACCTACAGCTCAATATCTGCACAGGTCAGCCACTTGGCGACCCCGTCCTCGAGTGGTACGTCCACGAGATAATGCCAAGGTTGTGGAAGACTTTCCACCCTACCGTCGCTAGCATGATCGTGACGGCCTGCTACGACTTTATCAACGGCGTTGGTATCGAGGGGTTGACCGCTGGTCAAGAAGTAAAGCCCCAAGCTCCTAAATATCCGGACTGGTTGCGCTTCAAGACAGGGCTGTCGCCTATGTACGGACTGCTGGTAGTTGTGTGTGCTACAGATCCGCAGCTTCCTACAGGAGGCATTGAGAAATACGTTCACGTCATTCCAGACGTCATTGTCTTTACAAACATTGTCAATGATGTGCTCTCATTTTACAAGGAGATGTTGGCTGAGGAGACGGGCAATTACATTGACCAGCGGGCCCAGAGGGAACAGTGCGATATCCTGACGGCTTTGCAAAAGGTAGCCAATGAGGGCATAGCAGCTGGCGAGCGAGTTCTCGCTGGGCTTGCTAATGCGCCCGAGTACCGCAACAACTTTAGTGTTTTCGCTAAAGGCATTGTGCACTTTCACACTGCGATTTCACGATATCGCTTGCAGTCGCTGTATGGGATAGCTTAG
- a CDS encoding uncharacterized protein (EggNog:ENOG41) → MPPRKRQRPNPATLSSSSLPTTALSPETSLSLASSASAQQASDQKRPPQPGSSSDHKPSDASLRVKEVRKTNSWYATWAKPAKATASTSIARENILGDTVRSRNAPDFSRFDTKRSEDDTHIPDSTDSAAPPASFSSKSRSSSTNKKTEENKPADPLHTGGKDLRASGPAPEMPPIPKAKPASEQQQTPEPQPSQEPQPGLEVSTGEGAQTADAPDASQGQAATAGWFGWWARAPPAEPPAQPAPNPQTIKKEEEQASEPIKAVEPAESAPPEQAPASEPPSAESATDGPKTTSWFGFWYGTPQPEAKAASAVEPDASKEQPAGQDTEASSKHETAAKSTAPSGKMTPLKNEPSKGSAATVSRSSSKKSKIEEESAAKAEDVPTKDVPPPEAPPAQSPPPKAGSTWAFWSREPSKSKEKTPLPESGQIAVIGEGSEVQPAPMAERTISDAPAKDPKDTTLAPEPPAGVLSWRRSKRIRPISMDLDIQRPPSADSTKSAPVERSFATCSTNAGAEQELPASKSLARTDSKKKKQAPSTKAAPESELAVKEPPNVLLPSFSSTYQMKENPSILRQITNLVLRTSQQPPNHVFRVKDTPKIRKAIAIGVHGFFPATYLRPMIGQPTGTSLRFANLCAEAIRRWTDNHGSPKCEIEKVALEGEGRINDRVANLWKLLLNWIEQIRQADLVIIACHSQGVPVSIMLLEKLIDLGVLTDTRVGVCAMAGVALGPFPDYKSSILMGSVAELWEFGDPHSANSKRFEACLKRVVDYGARVTFVGSIDDQVVPMESAVYSPANHPYIYRAVFIDGRVHAPDFISHLIGFALKLRNLGISDHGLIRELSVALAGSLYSGEGHSRLYYDAAVYDLAIMHALETTSTAQPTPCEIPKRDTTPLASSNPYVLPWIMRGLLEEDFVKTQLSAETEELLKQFDDWKPTNKALKDVKYRLEVVRSKL, encoded by the exons ATGCCTCCTCGAAAGAGGCAACGCCCCAATCCTGCCACTCTGAGCTCGTCGAGCTTGCCAACCACGGCTCTGTCGCCCGAGACGTCACTGTCATTGGCGTCATCTGCCTCGGCGCAGCAAGCTAGCGACCAGAAAAGGCCTCCACAGCCTGGATCCAGTAGCGATCACAAGCCTTCGGATGCGTCACTTCGGGTAAaagag GTTCGGAAAACCAACAGCTGGTACGCAACGTGGGCGAAGCCCGCAAAGGCCACAGCCTCTACGTCGATCGCTCGGGAGAACATTTTGGGAGACACTGTTAGATCCAGGAACGCGCCCGATTTCTCTCGATTTGACACGAAGCGAAGCGAAGACGACACGCATATCCCCGATAGCACCGACTCAGCTGCGCCGCCTGCATCATTTTCGTCCAAGTCGCGCAGTTCATCTACCAACAAGAAAACAGAAGAGAACAAGCCAGCAGATCCTTTACATACCGGAGGGAAAGATCTTAGGGCTTCGGGACCTGCTCCGGAAATGCCCCCGATTCCTAAAGCAAAGCCGGCTagtgagcagcagcaaacccCGGAGCCCCAGCCCTCTCAGGAGCCCCAACCTGGGCTGGAGGTTTCTACAGGCGAAGGTGCACAAACAGCCGATGCTCCAGATGCTTCACAGGGACAAGCGGCCACAGCAGGGTGGTTCGGCTGGTGGGCTAGAGCTCCACCTGCCGAACCTCCTGCTCAACCTGCACCAAATCCCCAAacgataaaaaaagaagaagaacaagcttCCGAGCCCATCAAAGCTGTCGAGCCAGCTGAATCGGCACCACCTGAGCAAGCGCCCGCTTCGGAGCCTCCATCTGCCGAGAGTGCTACAGATGGTCCAAAGACGACCTCTTGGTTTGGCTTTTGGTATGGCACTCCTCAACCAGAAGCGAAAGCAGCTTCAGCGGTTGAGCCAGACGCATCCAAAGAACAACCGGCAGGTCAAGACACAGAAGCATCTTCGAAACACGAAACCGCCGCAAAATCAACAGCTCCATCAGGCAAAATGACCCCGCTCAAGAATGAACCCTCAAAAGGCTCAGCTGCTACCGTATCGCGATCCTCAAGCAAAAAGTCAAAGATCGAAGAAGAGTcagcagccaaggccgaAGATGTGCCAACAAAAGATGTCCCTCCGCCTGAAGCGCCGCCGGCACAGAGCCCTCCCCCCAAGGCCGGCTCCACCTGGGCTTTCTGGTCCAGAGAGCCCTCGAAAAGTAAGGAGAAGACGCCACTACCAGAATCAGGGCAAATTGCGGTCATCGGTGAAGGATCAGAGGTCCAGCCAGCGCCCATGGCGGAAAGAACTATTTCGGATGCGCCGGCCAAAGATCCAAAAGATACTACGTTGGCACCGGAGCCACCAGCAGGCGTATTGTCGTGGCGTAGGAGCAAACGTATACGGCCCATATCGATGGATCTTGATATTCAGCGGCCACCATCCGCAGACAGTACAAAATCAGCTCCTGTAGAACGGAGCTTTGCCACCTGTTCTACAAATGCAGGCGCCGAACAAGAGCTGCCCGCTTCAAAATCACTAGCCAGGACCgactccaagaagaagaaacaggcgCCTTCAACGAAAGCGGCTCCTGAGAGCGAGTTGGCCGTAAAAGAACCGCCCAATGTGTTACTCCCGTCGTTTTCTAGCACATACCAGATGAAGGAGAATCCGTCTATCCTGCGACAAATTACGAATCTCGTGTTACGAACCTCGCAGCAACCTCCAAATCATGTCTTCCGAGTCAAAGACACCCCAAAGATCCGCAAGGCAATTGCTATTGGAGTTCATGGTTTCTTTCCTGCGACATACTTACGTCCTATGATAGGCCAGCCCACAGGAACCTCTCTGCGATTTGCAAATCTATGTGCCGAGGCTATTCGCAGATGGACCGATAATCATGGCAGCCCCAAGTGCGAAATTGAGAAAGTTGCCCTCGAAGGAGAAGGCAGAATTAACGATAGAGTAGCAAACCTGTGGAAGCTCCTACTAAACTGGATTGAGCAGATTCGCCAGGCCGATCTAGTCATCATTGCCTGCCACTCCCAAGGAGTGCCAGTCAGCATCATGCTGTTGGAGAAGCTGATTGACCTGGGCGTGCTAACAGACACCAGAGTTGGCGTCTGTGCCATGGCTGGCGTTGCCCTTGGCCCTTTTCCAGACTACAAATCTAGCATCCTTATGGGTTCAGTAGCAGAGCTGTGGGAGTTTGGAGACCCTCACAGCGCCAACTCAAAAAGGTTCGAAGCCTGCCTTAAACGGGTAGTCGATTATGGAGCTCGTGTTACGTTTGTGGGCAGTATCGATGACCAGGTCGTTCCCATGGAG TCCGCTGTATACTCGCCTGCAAACCACCCTTACATCTACCGTGCCGTCTTCATCGATGGTCGGGTGCATGCTCCAGATTTCATTTCCCATCTAATTGGATTCGCGCTCAAACTTCGCAATCTGGGCATATCAGATCACGGCCTTATTCGTGAACTCTCCGTTGCTCTTGCCGGGTCACTCTACTCTGGCGAAGGCCACTCACGCTTGTATTACGACGCAGCCGTATATGACCTCGCCATCATGCATGCTTTAGAGACGACTAGCACGGCACAACCCACGCCTTGTGAGATTCCAAAGCGAGACACAACACCTCTAGCATCATCGAATCCCTATGTCTTGCCATGGATCATGCGTGGTCTTTTGGAAGAGGATTTTGTCAAAACGCAGCTTAGTGCTGAAACGGAGGAGCTGCTAAAACAATTTGACGACTGGAAGCCAACGAATAAAGCGCTCAAAGACGTAAAGTATCGCCTTGAGGTTGTTCGTTCCAAACTATAA
- a CDS encoding uncharacterized protein (SECRETED:SignalP(1-18)~EggNog:ENOG41): MRSLFFITILSSLATGFGLPNFPVKGHEWIPAGPKDSRSPCPGLNVLANHGYLPRSGKNIDLPTLHSAFEDAYNYAPGTFDDVFGLVQTFKLTTTGNISTFNLADLAKHDYIEFDGSLSRNDFYFGDNLHFDPKIWATMAKRMALNEVTRDPMSKYVTVESAAKARAARVADAMKVNPTFNASSTEMMGSPGTTALWLTTLWDDSVGAAPKEWVKSFFEWERLPYTKPKKQKTGEDIGNMLAKVQAVKV; this comes from the exons ATGCGAAGCTTGTTTTTCATCACGATTCTGAGCAGCTTAGCCACGGGGTTTGGGCTGCCCAACTTTCCCGTAAAGGGTCATGAATGGATTCCAGCAGGGCCGAAAGATA GTCGATCTCCTTGCCCCGGCCTGAATGTCCTTGCCAACCACGGCTACCTTCCACGCTCAGGGAAGAATATTGATTTGCCAACGCTCCACAGCGCTTTCGAAGATGCATACAACTACGCTCCTGGCACTTTTGATGATGTCTTTGGGCTAGTTCAAACTTTCAAGCTCACGACCACGGGAAACATTTCGACGTTCAATCTCGCCGATCTAGCAAAGCATGATTACATCGAATTTGATGGATCGTTATCGCGAAATGACTTCTACTTTGGAGATAACTTGCACTTTGATCCCAAGATTTGGGCAACCATGGCCAAACGGATGGCTTTGAACGAGGTCACGCGTGACCCAATGTCCAAGTATGTCACTGTGGAATCAGCGGCCAAAGCAAGGGCTGCGCGCGTTGCAGACGCGATGAAGGTCAACCCGACCTTCAATGCCTCATCAACCGAGATGATGGGCAGCCCCGGAACGACGGCTCTATGGTTAACCACATTGTGGGACGATTCTGTAGGAGCTGCCCCCAAGGAATGGGTCAAGTCATTCTTTG AATGGGAGCGTCTCCCTTATACTAAGCCTAAAAAGCAGAAGACTGGTGAAGATATTGGCAACATGTTGGCAAAGGTTCAAGCCGTGAAAGTCTAA
- a CDS encoding uncharacterized protein (SECRETED:SignalP(1-18)), whose translation MMFKQATAAFLHASLCMGIVIPITPLPTPTPFPIGPIGIDPPIAIDPFPIPAEPYPAGCPTHTIQHSCPAMTLHCGPQPDCIILKTVTRPLYCPTPMPTVLAPCPTCHTGCGTVWVTVTPTGDKNVPLATAA comes from the exons ATGATGTTCAAGCAAGCTACAGCGGCATTTCTCCATGCAAGCCT CTGCATGGGCATCGTTATCCCGATTACACCCTTGCCCACTCCGACTCCCTTCCCGATTGGCCCCATTGGGATTGATCCCCCCATCGCGATTGACCCCTTTCCGATCCCGGCTGAACCCTACCCTGCGGGCTGCCCAACTCACACTATTCAGCATAGCTGTCCTGCTATGACACTGCACTGTGGTCCTCAACCTGACTGTATAATACTCAAAACAGTTACGAGGCCGCTTTATTGTCCAACCCCTATGCCGACGGTGTTGGCTCCCTGCCCGACTTGCCATACTGGCTGTGGCACTGTTTGGGTGACGGTGACGCCTACAGGCGATAAAAATGTACCACTGGCAACCGCAGCATAA
- a CDS encoding uncharacterized protein (EggNog:ENOG41~antiSMASH:Cluster_7.9~TransMembrane:2 (i578-601o607-626i)), whose product MSSTGTCINSKSTTEMLLYSKSILLNSSSPNGIFPGQLGEDKEPAIFKKDIMRDSYWHATFEVPYILWKYVEVLSTNDFVTSGSSDISDADVSTLATATQQAAYLTSAELNQALENMFERLNGAFSVPGMSTVNGKIAMKKSVAFKNVDHTNIVELQDEWMYNEPTFFKFEYNFPKDNDLKKVVWDEHLSGAGKIIANVAAQIKQDTATLVEENQTMGYIINVPRHRSIKKYDTLPIDTNTDMYKHVGSKRTPEKAKKRLLHFCKADPTTALICYLASSERPEISSFFDRHAAYDKFFFEDITPGTNKWITEFHLSFYRIVDYGIQPKVTGIPPLEEIEYPNPHIGDKRQISRSVISFRFDGDYFDRYWTCHFFEFSSKQLPQSAWEKRKVNNQFSDISKVKANPWRQRRILELILVSNMMQEILCYSQEIVEEIKKSIQNSAQGSNVSQQAQAPALLDTLDLFTRVNNEKFVSTSRLWYKFQHILQIVENDIQENLVKIELWNDRERARGQDKPRWTQSDERDYRPIISKLKANNDHIYHELKRCHVNMTSFNASLSRNLDKMRGDLELRGADDIRLFTYVTVIFVPVGFATGIFSMSSAPPRETLISMIITAIVALLATIIALINTKFLDAKIVGPILYKSREITYSTFEILFDPCIYFYGRYIYFPLFYLPKQPNLKPNLSQQNTVGELFDRKKEISSWEKARENYRTKKNVLKMEKDKQKEGEEIKEVKREIIDEHPRNTAERIRVLLRRGKKTTETNPVP is encoded by the coding sequence ATGTCATCAACTGGTACCTGCATTAACTCAAAATCTACCACGGAGATGCTTCTCTATTCAAAGTCAATCCTACTTAACAGCTCCTCTCCCAATGGAATTTTTCCAGGGCAGTTGGGCGAAGACAAGGAGCCTGCTATCTTTAAGAAAGATATTATGCGGGATTCTTATTGGCACGCTACATTTGAAGTGCCATACATTTTATGGAAATATGTGGAAGTTCTATCAACTAATGACTTCGTGACTAGTGGCTCTTCGGACATTTCCGATGCCGATGTTTCTACACTGGCCACAGCCACACAACAAGCCGCCTATCTGACTTCTGCGGAGCTTAACCAAGCGTTAGAGAATATGTTTGAGCGTCTGAATGGTGCATTTTCCGTGCCTGGGATGTCTACTGTGAATGGAAAGATAGCTATGAAGAAAAGCGTCGCCTTCAAGAACGTTGACCATACTAATATTGTGGAGCTCCAAGACGAATGGATGTACAATGAGCCGACGTTTTTTAAATTTGAATATAATTTTCCGAAGGACAATGACCTGAAAAAAGTCGTCTGGGACGAACATTTAAGCGGCGCTGGCAAAATTATAGCAAATGTGGCTGCTCAGATTAAACAAGATACAGCGACCTTGGTTGAAGAAAATCAAACTATGGGCTATATTATCAACGTACCAAGACACCGTTCTATCAAAAAGTACGACACACTTCCCATAGATACCAATACTGATATGTACAAGCACGTTGGCTCCAAACGAACTCCTGAAAAAGCGAAAAAGAGACTTTTGCATTTTTGCAAAGCAGATCCAACGACCGCCTTGATCTGTTATCTTGCCTCATCTGAGAGGCCTGAAatttcgtctttttttgATAGGCACGCAGCATATGATAAATTTTTCTTCGAAGATATCACACCCGGGACGAATAAATGGATAACTGAATTTCATCTGTCTTTTTATCGAATTGTTGACTATGGTATTCAGCCTAAAGTTACTGGTATACCTCCATTAGAGGAAATCGAGTACCCCAATCCCCACATAGGTGACAAGAGGCAAATCAGCAGATCTGTCATCAGTTTCAGATTCGATGGCGACTATTTTGACCGCTATTGGACGTGCCATTTTTTCGAATTTAGCTCGAAACAACTGCCTCAGTCAGCTTGGGAGAAACGCAAAGTGAATAATCAATTTAGCGATATCTCTAAAGTGAAAGCAAATccttggcggcagcggcgaatATTGGAGCTCATCTTAGTCAGCAATATGATGCAAGAAATACTGTGTTACTCACAAGAAATCGTCGAAGAGATCAAGAAAAGTATACAGAATAGCGCTCAAGGTAGCAACGTTAGTcaacaggcacaggcaccgGCACTTTTAGATACGCTCGATCTTTTTACGAGAGTGAACAATGAGAAGTTCGTTTCCACCAGCCGCTTATGGTACAAATTTCAGCATATCCTTCAAATTGTGGAAAATGATATCCAGGAGAATTTAGTCAAGATTGAACTTTGGAATGATCGAGAAAGAGCACGAGGACAGGACAAGCCTCGGTGGACTCAGAGCGATGAACGCGACTACCGACCTATCATATCTAAACTAAAGGCGAATAATGATCATATATACCACGAATTAAAGAGATGTCACGTCAACATGACTTCTTTCAATGCATCTCTTTCAAGGAATTTGGATAAAATGCGAGGCGACTTAGAGTTGCGTGGCGCAGATGATATTCGTTTGTTTACATATGTGACAGTCATCTTTGTTCCTGTTGGCTTTGCCACTGGCATATTTAGCATGAGTAGTGCGCCTCCAAGGGAAACGCTAATCAGCATGATCATTACCGCTATTGTTGCCTTGTTAGCTACTATCATTGCGTTGATCAATACTAAATTTTTGGATGCTAAAATCGTGGGTCCTATTCTATATAAGTCACGAGAAATAACCTATTCAACATTCGAAATTCTGTTTGATCCATGCATCTACTTCTACGGGCGCTACATATATTTTCCACTCTTTTATTTGCCAAAACAGCCAAATTTGAAACCGAATTTATCGCAGCAGAATACCGTTGGAGAGCTTTTtgatagaaaaaaagaaatctcaTCTTGGGAGAAGGCGCGTGAAAACTACCGAACCAAGAAAAATGTGTTAAAAATGGAGAAGgataaacaaaaagagggcgaggagataaaagaagtaaagagagagattatTGACGAGCACCCTAGAAATACTGCTGAGCGAATAAGAGTTTTGTTAAGACGCGGAAAGAAGACCACTGAGACGAACCCCGTGCCGTAA
- a CDS encoding uncharacterized protein (SECRETED:SignalP(1-18)~EggNog:ENOG41), with translation MASMLLLSTLMLLPGISASTNTILESRPHGYCKQLNIPLPITAATAVYDIPKVDNDIEAVSWAIFDATRTTIHGPGNIIKNTTTSATFNIHAKLCIPNSAQHSTKNTLQIATHGVHYDSRYWDSKYKPENHSYVEAALKAGYSILTYDRLGVGESDHPDAYTVVQAPLELEILRQLTLMARNGTLYEFAGHAQPTNSLFTSLATPQKVVHIGHSFGSFLTSAFIARYGPLSDGAIITGYLVTENLGSAGSTSFSVEYAATGSPPFDRPSGYVVCQRDGIQNIFFGGNPKTAFTPELLDYGISLKQPVPIGEFASAFSLIGNPGPSFKAPVQFLLPEFDFYICRGDCRGLANVTMLNQTYPNAAAIEVALQPNTGHALPLHNNATAGFQLMFDFFSRHGL, from the coding sequence ATGGCGTCCATGCTCCTACTAAGCACCCTAATGCTTCTCCCTGGCATATCTGCCTCGACGAACACAATTCTCGAATCGAGGCCTCATGGATACTGCAAACAGCTGAATATTCCATTGCCCATCACTGCAGCAACTGCAGTCTATGACATACCAAAGGTAGACAATGATATCGAAGCGGTGTCTTGGGCAATCTTTGACGCCACTCGAACTACCATACATGGCCCCGGAAACATCATCAAGAACACTACAACTTCTGCAACCTTCAACATTCATGCGAAGTTATGCATTCCTAATTCTGCTCAGCACTCTACGAAAAATACCTTGCAGATTGCTACTCACGGAGTGCACTACGATTCCAGATACTGGGACTCAAAGTACAAGCCGGAGAACCACTCCTATGTGGAGGCAGCACTTAAAGCGGGATACTCGATCCTCACATACGACCGCTTGGGAGTCGGCGAATCTGATCACCCGGATGCATACACCGTTGTCCAAGCTCCTCTGGAACTGGAGATTCTTCGCCAATTGACTTTGATGGCCCGTAATGGCACCCTGTATGAATTTGCGGGCCATGCACAGCCCACCAATTCTTTGTTCACGTCGTTGGCCACTCCACAAAAAGTCGTTCACATTGGACACAGTTTTGGATCTTTCCTCACCTCTGCATTCATTGCCAGATACGGCCCTCTCAGTGACGGTGCTATCATCACGGGATATCTAGTGACTGAGAACCTCGGCAGTGCGGGTTCAACATCGTTCAGCGTCGAATATGCTGCTACAGGATCTCCCCCCTTTGACCGTCCAAGTGGCTACGTTGTATGCCAGAGAGATGGTATCCAGAATATCTTCTTCGGAGGTAACCCCAAGACCGCGTTCACACCAGAGTTGCTCGACTACGGAATTAGCCTCAAGCAGCCCGTCCCCATCGGAGAGTTCGCCTCTGCCTTCTCACTGATTGGAAATCCCGGCCCATCTTTTAAGGCTCCTGTGCAGTTCTTGCTGCCGGAGTTTGACTTTTATATTTGCCGAGGAGATTGCCGTGGTTTGGCCAATGTGACCATGTTGAATCAGACGTACCCCAATGCTGCCGCTATTGAGGTCGCCCTCCAACCGAATACTGGGCATGCGCTGCCACTTCACAATAACGCTACGGCAGGTTTCCAACTCATGTTCGATTTCTTTTCTAGACACGGACTATAG
- a CDS encoding uncharacterized protein (EggNog:ENOG41~antiSMASH:Cluster_7.9~TransMembrane:2 (o233-254i497-518o)), with the protein MPTLLTHITKEYKHRRSHEKSRKGCLRCKKQRKKCDEVLPVCTRCKKRNHECQYVFQDERFRQKSKNTSPESDLLAPEIPALGYLSLTEASPRSFEARSDDACSSISGFTPISPYLASGVSERPPVSHALNSEELELLSHYITHTSRVIPFDLEDLYVLHIGIPNLAFGSRPVMGSILALSAVCKCYDILKQSPAPLERLEEIQRLLALADQHHTTSLHQLQAAIYDDLCDTVLANAALMVMYALSGHCIRVLLAKKAKRAGKTLSTDMLPMQSQWITSIRAASVAYLGLLNSTCGDVGDELLSPTSSLEKDDPSPSTSLRGDEVYYPEDGPSEETKQLLLPIVSATYSAALEKLDARAQAVCIEESDLSIHDQNIHNSDLQACLTSLKLLEELFAAVFSTGQPRPETSHTSHAALGFSHFGKLDKASPWLRKYLASVTSATPSKLLRRTIMAYVNHVPIEYLQLVQSALDYMPVAVKQTDSNSLDQVVPLSAAQRLAMNIFAHWLVLVMLLDGVWWIGGIGQWELGRILSFAENQGWAPESTGTDGTWWPESMYAVQKAIAERVE; encoded by the exons ATGCCTACACTTCTTACACATATCACGAAAGAGTACAAACACCGTCGTTCACATGAAAAATCCAGAAAAGGGTGCTTAAGAtgcaagaaacaaagaaagaag TGCGACGAAGTGCTCCCTGTTTGCACACGTTGCAAGAAGCGGAACCATGAGTGCCAATATGTTTTCCAAGACGAGCGCTTCAGGCAAAAATCCAAAAACACCAGCCCTGAATCGGATTTGCTTGCACCAGAAATCCCAGCTCTGGGATATTTAAGTCTCACTGAAGCCAGCCCAAGGAGCTTCGAAGCACGCTCCGACGATGCGTGTTCTAGCATTTCAGGTTTCACCCCCATATCACCATATCTTGCTTCGGGAGTTTCGGAGAGGCCACCGGTGTCTCATGCTTTGAATTCTGAGGAGCTTGAGCTATTAAGTCACTACATTACACATACCAGTCGCGTCATCCCGTTCGATTTAGAAGATCTATACGTTCTGCATATAGGGATTCCAAATCTTGCTTTTGGCAGCAGGCCTGTAATGGGCTCCATACTTGCTTTATCGGCAGTTTGTAAGTGCTACGATATTTTAAAGCAGTCGCCAGCGCCTCTGGAGAGGTTAGAGGAAATACAAAGGCTGCTTGCCCTAGCAGATCAACATCACACAACATCACTTCACCAGCTACAGGCAGCTATTTATGATGATCTCTGTGATACTGTTTTGGCTAATGCTgcgttgatggtgatgtaTGCATTGTCTGGCCACTGTATTCGAGTCTTGCTAGCTAAAAAAGCGAAGCGAGCTGGGAAAACACTATCAACCGATATGTTACCAATGCAGTCACAGTGGATAACGTCAATACGTGCTGCTTCCGTGGCGTACCTTGGGTTATTAAACAGTACATGCGGTGACGTGGGAGACGAGTTGTTGAGCCCAACGTCGAGTTTGGAAAAAGATGATCCCTCACCTTCAACCAGCTTGCGTGGCGATGAGGTTTATTATCCTGAAGACGGCCCTTCAGAGGAGACGAAGCAGCTATTACTCCCAATAGTGTCTGCTACATACAGCGCCGCTTTGGAGAAACTCGACGCACGAGCGCAGGCCGTCTGCATTGAAGAAAGCGACTTAAGCATTCACGATCAAAATATTCATAATTCCGATCTCCAAGCATGCCTTACGTCTCTTAAGCTTCTGGAAGAACTTTTTGCGGCGGTGTTCTCTACCGGCCAACCAAGACCAGAAACCTCACACACGTCGCATGCTGCATTAGGTTTCTCTCATTTTGGAAAACTAGACAAAGCCTCTCCATGGCTGCGGAAATATTTGGCTTCCGTGACATCCGCCACGCCATCTAAACTACTGAGACGAACCATAATGGCTTATGTTAATCACGTACCAATTGAGTATCTCCAGCTTGTTCAATCAGCCCTAGATTACATGCCTGTGGCAGTAAAGCAAACTGATTCCAATTCTCTCGACCAAGTTGTACCACTAAGTGCAGCCCAACGACTGGCTATGAATATCTTTGCGCACTGGTTGGTTCTCGTTATGCTTTTAGATGGTGTGTGGTGGATTGGTGGCATTGGACAATGGGAACTGGGCCGGATACTCTCATTTGCAGAAAATCAAGGCTGGGCTCCAGAATCTACAGGGACAGATGGGACTTGGTGGCCGGAAAGCATGTATGCAGTTCAGAAGGCAATCGCCGAGCGCGTAGAATAA